From Xyrauchen texanus isolate HMW12.3.18 chromosome 36, RBS_HiC_50CHRs, whole genome shotgun sequence, one genomic window encodes:
- the LOC127629496 gene encoding class A basic helix-loop-helix protein 9-like, whose amino-acid sequence MSLASTSTESEVSEDELEDCPLGQDGDCGTESPAKLPSRTERSSSSGPSDTEELKVVKRLNRPVRSKARRATANIRERKRILDYNQAFNALRTVLKHDISGKRLSKISTLRRAIHHISALSSYLGTHSTMEPDAPACTHTECYRQPEENDWLPRKTIHLQKPVENYLQSELQGTHDHMVSPEEPGILYQDILGSALLCSPSPQCSHCTNNSELHMNHVHYSHQLNDQSTEYYSVGPGNQQAMRVSCHQNQMDTYADSATVPLAWQLGYLQCHGFQHSLSIQ is encoded by the coding sequence ATGAGTCTGGCCAGCACAAGTACAGAATCTGAAGTTTCAGAAGATGAGTTGGAGGATTGTCCTTTGGGTCAGGATGGTGACTGTGGCACTGAAAGCCCTGCAAAGCTCCCTTCCCGCACAGAACGCTCAAGTTCTTCCGGCCCCAGTGACACAGAGGAACTCAAGGTGGTGAAAAGGCTTAATCGTCCAGTGCGGTCCAAAGCGCGAAGAGCTACTGCCAACATCCGAGAGCGAAAGCGTATCTTGGACTACAATCAGGCTTTTAATGCCTTACGCACTGTTCTCAAGCACGACATCAGTGGAAAGCGTCTATCCAAGATCTCCACGCTACGCCGTGCCATCCACCATATTTCAGCACTGTCTTCGTACCTGGGGACGCATTCAACCATGGAACCAGATGCACCAGCCTGCACCCATACAGAGTGCTACAGGCAGCCAGAAGAGAATGATTGGCTACCCAGAAAGACAATACATTTGCAGAAACCAGTGGAGAACTACCTTCAGTCAGAGCTCCAGGGAACCCATGACCACATGGTGTCCCCAGAAGAACCTGGGATTTTGTATCAGGATATATTAGGCTCAGCACTCCTGTGTTCACCATCCCCACAATGCAGCCACTGCACCAACAACAGTGAGCTACACATGAACCATGTACATTATAGTCACCAACTGAATGACCAAAGTACTGAATATTACAGTGTGGGGCCTGGAAATCAACAAGCAATGAGGGTCAGCTGTCATCAGAACCAAATGGACACCTATGCAGATTCTGCTACAGTGCCTTTGGCTTGGCAACTGGGTTACCTGCAATGTCATGGATTCCAGCATTCTCTGAGTATTCAATGA